The genomic segment TTTCACTTCTGCCGACAGCAGGCAAATTGTGAGAACAGCTACAAAGCGGAAATTTTTGGAACTCAGGGAAGAGGATGGGCCGATGTAACTCGCGGCGAACATATAATTGAAGGTGAAAATGAGTGGAAGTTTGAGGGTGAAGAAAACGACATGTACCAGGCAGAACACGATGCTCTCTTTGCGGCTATCCGTTCCGGAAATATTATAAACCAGGGAGAACAACTTGCCAACAGTACCATGGCGGGAATTATGGGCCGAATGGCCGCCTATACCGGTCAGCGTGTAACCTGGGATCAGGCCATAAATTCTGATCAGCGTTTAGCGCATGATATTGAAAGTTGGAATGATTTTCCGGAAGTAAATGGAGTGGCCATGCCCGGTAAAACACCAATAGTATAATGTTGGTTTACAGCCCGTAAATTTAAAATCGTCATGCTGAACCCCGACAGTGGTCGGGACAGGCATTGATTCAGCATCTCCATACTTAACTCACGAATGTGGATTCTGAAGTAGATTCAGAATAACAAATACAATCAAATTATGATGAAAAGAAAAGAATTTCTGAAGCTTGGAACCGCCGGCCTGGCTGCGTTCGGATCCGGGGTAAATTTTTTAAATCCTGAAGGCCAAACAACGTTTGATCAAAATAAATTTTCCAACGGATCTCTTAAAAAAGGTTATATGCTCGACACGTTTCCTTCAGGCGATGATTATTCGGTTCTCGAAAAGTTCCGGATGTTAAAGACAGCCGGATTTCATGGAGTAGAGCCGCCCAGTGGATTGAATCGTGCGGAAGTGATGGAAGCGAAAGAAGAGACCGGACTTGAAATACCGAGTGTAGTGGTATCTACACATTGGAATAATCCTCTCTCGAGTCCGGATGAGTCTGTAAGAAAAGCCGGTCTGGATGGACTTGAAACGGCTCTGTATGATGCGGATGAATTTGGAGCTTCAACGATTCTGCTGGTCCCGGGTGTTGTGAATAGCAACGTATCTTATCGGGATGTTTATGAAAGATCTCAGCAGGAGATTAAAAAAATGTTACCTCTGGCAGAAGAACTGGAGATTGTAATTGCTATCGAAAATGTGTGGAATCAATTTCTGTTGAGCCCGATAGAAGCAGCCCGGTATGTGGATGAGTTTAAATCGCCCTGGGTGGGTTGGTATTTCGATATTGGGAACATCATGAATTACGGCTGGCCGAGCCATTGGATTGAAGTACTGGGAGAGCGAATTGCCATGATTCACATTAAAGAGTTCAGCCGGCAAAAAAGAGACGACGAGGGATTGTGGAATGGTTTTCGGGTCAACTACTTAGAGGGTGATAACGACTGGCCGAAAATTATGAATGCACTTCAAAAAATCGGGTATAGCGGATATGGAATTGCGGAGCCTGCCTACCGTCCGGAAAATGTTGCCCCGCAGGAATTTCTGAATGAATACATCTCGTCAAGAATGGATAAGATCTTTAATCATTTTGAATAAATCTGTACGCCGGACAGCTTGTCCGGCTCCCCAAATCGGGGGAATTGCTGAACTGAGACGTAATGTTAGTGATTGTGGTGACAATCCAGATTTGACAAATTGAGATAGAGCGATGAATGGAGGTAACGGGCAGGCTGCCCGTTGTACGTACGCCGGACAGCTTGTCCGGCTCCCCAAATCGGGGGAATTACTGAACTGGAACGTAATGTTAGTGATTGTGGTGACAATCCAGATTTGACAAATTGAGATAGAGCGATG from the Balneolaceae bacterium genome contains:
- a CDS encoding sugar phosphate isomerase/epimerase family protein, which produces MMKRKEFLKLGTAGLAAFGSGVNFLNPEGQTTFDQNKFSNGSLKKGYMLDTFPSGDDYSVLEKFRMLKTAGFHGVEPPSGLNRAEVMEAKEETGLEIPSVVVSTHWNNPLSSPDESVRKAGLDGLETALYDADEFGASTILLVPGVVNSNVSYRDVYERSQQEIKKMLPLAEELEIVIAIENVWNQFLLSPIEAARYVDEFKSPWVGWYFDIGNIMNYGWPSHWIEVLGERIAMIHIKEFSRQKRDDEGLWNGFRVNYLEGDNDWPKIMNALQKIGYSGYGIAEPAYRPENVAPQEFLNEYISSRMDKIFNHFE